The following are encoded in a window of Syngnathoides biaculeatus isolate LvHL_M chromosome 3, ASM1980259v1, whole genome shotgun sequence genomic DNA:
- the lin7c gene encoding protein lin-7 homolog C isoform X2: MASLGEPVRLERDINRAIELLEKLQKTGEVPPQKLQALQRVLQSEFCNAVREVYEHVYETVDINSSPEVRANATAKATVAAFAASEGHSHPRVVELPKTEEGLGFNIMGGKEQNSPIYISRIIPAGIADRHGGLKRGDQLLSVNGVSVEGEHHEKAVELLKAAQGTVKLVVRYTPKVLEEMESRFEKMRSAKRRQQNNYPQ; the protein is encoded by the exons ATATTAATCGTGCCATTGAACTGCTTGAAAAGCTTCAGAAGACAGGGGAGGTTCCTCCTCAGAAGTTGCAGGCCCTGCAGAGGGTCTTACAGAGTGAATTCTGCAATGCTGTCAGAGAA GTTTATGAGCATGTGTATGAGACAGTGGACATAAACAGCAGTCCTGAAGTGAGAGCAAATGCTACAGCAAAG GCAACTGTGGCAGCTTTTGCAGCAAGCGAGGGACACTCACACCCTCGTGTGGTGGAACTTCCTAAAACAGAAGAAGGCCTGGGGTTCAACATAATGGGCGGAAAGGAACAGAACTCTCCTATATACATCTCACGGATCATTCCAGCAGGCATTGCTGACCGACATGGCGGCCTGAAGCGAGGTGATCAGCTTCTCTCTGTCAATGGGGTG AGCGTGGAAGGCGAGCACCACGAGAAAGCTGTGGAACTACTCAAAGCAGCTCAGGGCACAGTGAAGCTGGTAGTGAGGTACACTCCCAAAGTCCTCGAAGAGATGGAGTCACGTTTTGAGAAAATGAGGTCGGCGAAGCGTCGGCAACAGAACAACTATCCCCAGTAG
- the lin7c gene encoding protein lin-7 homolog C isoform X1, whose amino-acid sequence MGASDSKNWRNILPHFRSDINRAIELLEKLQKTGEVPPQKLQALQRVLQSEFCNAVREVYEHVYETVDINSSPEVRANATAKATVAAFAASEGHSHPRVVELPKTEEGLGFNIMGGKEQNSPIYISRIIPAGIADRHGGLKRGDQLLSVNGVSVEGEHHEKAVELLKAAQGTVKLVVRYTPKVLEEMESRFEKMRSAKRRQQNNYPQ is encoded by the exons ATATTAATCGTGCCATTGAACTGCTTGAAAAGCTTCAGAAGACAGGGGAGGTTCCTCCTCAGAAGTTGCAGGCCCTGCAGAGGGTCTTACAGAGTGAATTCTGCAATGCTGTCAGAGAA GTTTATGAGCATGTGTATGAGACAGTGGACATAAACAGCAGTCCTGAAGTGAGAGCAAATGCTACAGCAAAG GCAACTGTGGCAGCTTTTGCAGCAAGCGAGGGACACTCACACCCTCGTGTGGTGGAACTTCCTAAAACAGAAGAAGGCCTGGGGTTCAACATAATGGGCGGAAAGGAACAGAACTCTCCTATATACATCTCACGGATCATTCCAGCAGGCATTGCTGACCGACATGGCGGCCTGAAGCGAGGTGATCAGCTTCTCTCTGTCAATGGGGTG AGCGTGGAAGGCGAGCACCACGAGAAAGCTGTGGAACTACTCAAAGCAGCTCAGGGCACAGTGAAGCTGGTAGTGAGGTACACTCCCAAAGTCCTCGAAGAGATGGAGTCACGTTTTGAGAAAATGAGGTCGGCGAAGCGTCGGCAACAGAACAACTATCCCCAGTAG